In Phlebotomus papatasi isolate M1 unplaced genomic scaffold, Ppap_2.1 HiC_scaffold_663, whole genome shotgun sequence, a single genomic region encodes these proteins:
- the LOC129809346 gene encoding uncharacterized protein LOC129809346 produces MTFILFIYLFIFVFNKCRSSNFKRQNTIDSATIKENTARLAAQNQRPASAQPKPVAVTENAISSPAKPRSSTTKYDPTNGNRTVGPSGMIPRRSTTLYEKTLSSEKTNVVPGESKYVIFFFYLFS; encoded by the exons ATGActttcattttgtttatttatttatttatttttgtttttaacaaATGCAGAAGTAGCAATTTCAAGAGGCAGAATACAATTGATTCAGCTACCATCAAGGAGAATACTGCTCGTTTGGCGGCTCAAAATCAACGACCAGCATCGGCTCAGCCAAAACCTGTGGCTGTCACTGAAAATG CAATTTCGAGTCCAGCAAAGCCACGAAGCAGCACAACAAAGTACGATCCAACAAATGGAAATCGCACAGTCGGTCCCAGCGGTATGATTCCCAGACGCTCCACTACGCTCTACGAGAAGACACTGTCATCGGAAAAGACAAATGTCGTTCCGGGAGAGTCAAAGTAcgtaatattctttttttatttattctcttAA